The Panicum virgatum strain AP13 chromosome 3N, P.virgatum_v5, whole genome shotgun sequence genome includes the window tttgaactgcctttgacgcattgaatacccgaggccacccttgagaagaagagagagtgctttgagcaaaagagtgaagatctagtgcattgattgtgcttcaaccttgaaaaATTCAACTTtggcaagtgtagcaagtgtgcttgagctaggggccaactgagtgtaggtcaagtgaaggcttagaagcttgttactcttggtgctTGATGGCACCtagacggtcttggtgatcgggaggttcttggtaagctcttggagtttgtgggagccccaagacaagaagcttgtacacggtgtgaagctcgccgttccgaagatggagaaggagcattcttagtgatcacttgctccttggtgaagcaagggagcaatacccttgtgtgggtgctccaacatgGATTaagggggagcgtcaactcctcgacaccacgggaaaaatctggttgtctcgtgtctcttCCATTTACTTTCATAGCAATTAAGTTTCTTTGTTTGTTACCTTGCTCTTGATTGCTTGCTACTTGTCTAGGACAATCCCATGATAGTGTGACTTGTTGCATAAGgcttgatcttgctagtgtgtcTTTCCTTAGACAAATTGAACATGTTAGTGTGTTTACCCACCTAAGGATCATttgctagtgtgctctagtgataatgtttcaaatttgtagattgggcaatactagtctaggttaaggactctctagaaatttgaaaaagtcccaattcaaccccccttcttgggcctcgaTCCTTTCAGAATGATCCGGATTCCATGGTCCCCTCCTCCATTCAAACTCAAGCACAGAGAGATCCCTCTGAATGTGCAACTGAAGATTGGATTGATCCAGGTTCCTTGGAGGAATCACTCGAGGAAATGATGTGGGGTTTGGTGCAGTGCGGATCGGAAAAGTTTGGGGGCGATGGGAAATGCAGCACCTTTTTGCCAAGACCAGTTATTCATGGGCACGAGCGATAATTTCACCTCCCGTAATGTGGAAAGTGGAGAATATAAGAAGTAACTCACAAATATTAAAAAGAGGAGGAGGTTCATCCATGCATACATGCAGTAATAGGACACTAGGCCAGATTGATCCCTGCAAGAGAGtttgaaatttaaaaaaaataaatctaaAATGGAACATTTAAATTGAATTTAATTTATATCATTAGATTTATTATGACAAGACCTTCAAAACAAGGCTACGCTTAACTATATTTCAAACtatagttttaataaaaataTTTCTGATAATAAATAGTTATTTTTATTGCTACATATAAATATTTGAAtgacaagaaaaaaataagtgTTTCTCATGAAATATATGGACAAATGGTTGCATACAATGAACAAATAATTCTTATGGATGAGAAATTTAGTCTTAGGGTGAGCAAATAATTTAACACCGTGAATAAATTATAGCCAAGAAAAAGTGAACAAGAATAGTTGCATGCACAAACAAATCATCCtagtaaataataataataataataataacagtaaaggaaaatagaaaataataaatttaaagaacaaggaaaaaaattataatagaacataaacaaaaaagaaaatagaagaaaaaagagaagggaCTTTTCGAGGGCCAGCAGCACTTTTCGAGGGACTTGCTGCATCTCCATCTCTCCCTCTCCTAAAATAAGAAAAGGGGAAGAATTTTATCACTAAAATTGTATTTAAGTGAGAATTGGTGGAAGCGCTCTAGCAAAGACATGATTAATTTGACAAAATTGTAAGTGTTGTTGGATGTACGGCGACTCGCATCAGCTCATCTGGTGAGGCAGTGGTGGTGGAACCTGTCCTTTCTATATTTATATTCCTTTGATTTTGCAAATATTCTTTGCTTAATTTATTGAAAAATATTTAAAGCCTGAAGTTGTTATTCAAATAACTCTATTTTGAAAACAGAATCCTTAAAATTTCCATTGAAGGACTCTTTCTCCAAAAGTTATGTGAACAACATTTTCCTAAAATTTGAGTAAGTTTTCAgagtatgattttttttaaaacaatttTACTATCAAGCTTTTTAAATTTacttttctataaaaaaaactTTCACGAAATGTATTcttattttttcaaatttttattaaaCAACTTGATTatgaaaaacttttgcaaaCAACTTTATTCTGGAAAAAGTTTCTGAAGAAAACTTATTTGTTTCTTGAGGAGATTAGGACCAAGTGGTAAAGGATTGTCCCATTTTGTGTTTTACTATTTCTATTTATGAAGGATAACGTTCCGTCAATGCAGGGATCTGTAGACCCGCACTCATCACCTATCATGCATGAGACTGCCTAGTTGTACTAATATATTCAGAGCAAACTGTTGGTATGTGAAAGTTACAATGAGGTTGTACATACATGCATGGCTTGCGTATGAAATGGCAAAACTGATCACTTGATGCAAAAAGAAACTGGAGTATTGAACAGAAGATCAAAATAGCTAAAGATATATCAGTTCACGGATTCACCAGTCCGACCAATTGTTTCACGTCTAATAATGGTTTACTCTATGGGTAATTAAGACCTAACTAAACATATGATACAATAAATAAGATAACATAGTAATACTGAAACACCCATTATCGAGAAATTTTATAATATAGATCTCAATTCGTAGGCTTTTCGATATTTGACACTCCCTTCTGAAGGCTCCAATAAATGATGCCGGGTATGCGTATTCTTTCATTTTAGGTATTTCTCTcaatttttcctctttttctttttttttcttttcctctcctgGCCAATCTAAACTGACACATTTACCCCTACCCAAATCCTTTTTCACCGATTGAATCAAGCAAACGCCGACCGGCAATAAGGTCAGTAGTTCATGGTTTTCAGGCTACTACACCATCATGCTTGGCTGCTTGCAAAGAACGCAAATCTGACGTACAAGCGTGGAGCATACACGGCAATGCTGGGTTCGTCAAGGAGGCCTGCAGCACAGAACAAGTGATGGATACTGTACTACTGTAGCTGTTATTGGTCCGGAAATCCCTTGCCGACTCTTCCTGAATCCCGAGCAACTTGTGGCCTGTCAGGTTACAACTTCACCTCCTGTAGATCGGTGACCTCTTGCTCATACCGAAGCAGGCAGGAGCATGGTGCTCGCGCGgtgtgtccccccccccccccccccccccccccaatcagAGCAGGGAACCGTGTCGTGCCCTGCAGCAGACCAGCGCTGCGTCGCgctcctctgctctgctctgccgccgcagaGGCGAATCCGGCGTTGCCAATGCCATGCACCGCTGCACGCCGGTACGCAACATtcctgccgctgctgctctgctcGCTTGGCGGCTGGCCTCGCTTGGCTTTGCTCGAtaagcaggcaggcaggcactcGATGgatcatcttttgcttttgcTTTGGCCTGCCGCTTTATCGCCCGttgcccggcccggcccgcacCTCCTCTCCCCCTCCGAGCGATCGAGCTGGGGGTGGATCAGCGGACGATccaccatccatccatctccttgaaaagaagagaaaggggCCATCCGTCACTGATCGATCGCGACCCGGTCATCACCAGCAGACTCCCTCAGCTCCCTCTCAACTCGCAACTCCATCGCCGGCctcatctccgccgccgcctggccgcaGCGAAGGAAATGCCTCGTCCCTCAGCCAGCAACCATCGCCTACCGTAGCCACCTCCCGCCCGGCAGCTAGCTACATCCACCTTAAATTCACGGCTCTGCTGCATTACCACCCCCATGGCTCGGGCTCTTCtcccccgccaccgcctcctcctgctgctgctgctgcgcaccGCCATCGCCATCGCAACCACGGCCACCGTCCCTCAAGATGGTCATGGTGACGACGCCCTAGCCAGGGAGGCCGCGATCCTGGTCTCCGTCAGGGACGccttcgccgcgccgctcccgccgccgctgcgcgcgtGGGCGCTCGACAACAGCGCCTCGCTCTGCACCTCCTGGCCCGGCGTCGCGtgcggccccggcggccgccgcgccgtcgtctCGCTCGACGTCTCCGGCTACAACCTCTCCGGCGCGCTCTCCCCCGCCGTCGGCGACCTCGCGGGCCTCCGCTTCCTCTCCGCCGCGGGGaactccctcgccggcgcgctgcCGCCGACCCTCGCCGCCCTCCACGAGCTGCGCCACCTCAACCTCTCCAACAACCAGTTCAACGGCACCCTGGCGAGCGTCGACTTCTCCGCGATGCGGGAGCTCCAGGTGCTCGACCTCTACGACAACGACCTCGCCGGCCCGCTCCCCGATCCCGAgggcgccggcctcgccgcgctcCCGGGCCTCCGCCACCTCGACCTCGGAGGCAACTTCTTCTCCGGCACCATCCCGCCCGCCTTCGGCCGCCTCCCCGCCATCGAGTTCCTCTCGCTCGCCGGGAACAGCCTCGCGGGGCCCATCCCGCCCGACCTCGCCAACCTCACCACCCTGCGCCACCTCTACCTCGGCTACTTCAACCACTTCGACGGCGGCATCCCCGCGGAGCTCGGGAGGCTCGCCAACCTCGTCCACCTCGACCTCGCCAGCTGCGGCCTGCAGGGCCCCATCCCGGCCTCGCTCGGCGGCCTGGCCAGGCTGGACACGCTCTACCTGCAGACCAACCAGCTCAACGGCACCATCCCGCCGTCGCTGGGCAACCTCACCGGCCTCAGGTTCCTCGACGTCTCCAACAACGCGCTCACGGGGGagatccctcccgagctcgccgcgctcAGGGGGCTCAGGCTGCTCAACATGTTCATGAACCGCTTCCGCGGCGGCATCCCAGACTTCATCGCCGACCTCGAGTCCCTGCAGGTCCTCAAGCTGTGGCAAAACAACTTCACGGGGGCCATccccgcggcgctcggccgcgccgcgccgctccgggAGGTGGACCTGTCCACGAACCGCCTGACGGGGCAGGTGCCGCGCTGGCTGTGCGCGCAAGGCCGGCTTGAGATCCTCATCCTCCTCGACAACTTCCTCTTCGGGCCGGTGCCGGAGGGGCTCGGCGCCTGCCCGACGCTCACGCGGGTGCGGCTGGGCCAGAACTACCTCGCCGGGCCGCTCCCGCGCGGCTTCCTCTACCTGCCGGCGCTCACCACCGTGGAGCTGCAGGGCAACTACCTGACGGGGCGCctggaggaggacgacgccaGCGTGCCCGCCAAGCTGTCGCTGCTCAACCTGTCCAGCAACCGCTTCAACGGATCGCTCCCGGCGTCCATCGGCAACTTCTCCGCGCTGCAGACGCTCCTCGTCGGCGGGAACCAGCTGGCCGGCGAGATCCCGCGGCAGGTCGGCCGGCTGAAgcggctgctgaagctggaccTGAGCGGCAACAACCTGACGGGCGCGGTGCCCGGCGAGGTCGGGGAGTGCGCGTCGCTGACGTACCTGGACCTGAGCAGCAACCAGCTGTCCGGCGCGATCCCCGTGCGGCTGGCCCAGATCAGGATCCTCAACTACCTGAACGTGTCGTGGAACATGCTCAGCGGCAGCATCCCGCGGGAGCTGGGCGGCATGAAGAGCCTGACGGCCGCCGACTTCTCGCACAACGACCTGTCCGGGCGCGTGCCGGAGAACGGGCAGTTCGCCTACTTCAACGCGACGTCGTTCGCGGGCAACCCGCGGCTGGTGATGGGCGCGCCGCGGCTGTGGgcggggccgggcggcggcggcggcggcggggcgcaggagcagcagcagcagggctcgtcgtcctcgtccctGCTGGTGGGGCGCCTGAAGCTGTTAGCGGCGCTGGGGCTGCTGGGCTGCTCCGTggcgttcgcggcggcggccgtggcgacgACGCGGTCCGCCATGCTGcggtcggcgccggcggggcggtGGCGGATGACGGCGTTCCAGAAGGTGCCGTTCGGGTGCGAGGACGTGGTGCGGTGCGTGAAGGAGAACCACGTggtggggcgcggcggcgccggcgtggtcTACCGCGGCGAGATGCCCGGCGGGGAGGTGGTGGCCGTGAAGCGCatcgtggcggccggcggcggcgggttccaGGCGGAGGTGGAGACGCTGGGGCGGATCCGGCACCGGCACATCGTGCGGCTGCTGGCCTTCTGCAGCTCGTCGTCGGGGGACGAGGCGATGCGGCTGCTGGTGTACGAGTACATGGTGAACGGCAGCCTGGGCGAGCTGCTGCACGGCGACGGGGGCGGGGAGGCGTCGGGCCGCCCCCcgctggcgtgggcggcgcggctgcgcgTGGCGACGGAGGCGGCCAGGGGGCTGTGCTACCTCCACCACGACTGCTCGCCGCCGATCCTGCACCGCGACGTCAAGTCCAACAACATCCTCCTGGACGCGCGCATGGAGGCCCACGTGGCGGACTTCGGGCTGGCCAAGTTCCTCCGCGGCAACGGCGCCTCCGAGTGCATGTCCGCCGTCGCCGGATCGTACGGCTACATCGCGCCTGGTAACCACCACTACCTGCCATTCTCCATCTGCATGCAGTTCTTCCAAGCAACGTGCTGTTCCTGTTGCTGTCGATCGATCGCAGGTAGTACCAGTAGATAGGATCATCAGAGGTAGTGACGCGACGGTCATGGCGCGATGATCCCTAGGTTAGCCAGccaggcctcctcctctgcatcatctgcatgcatgcatgcgcccCGATCCACCCTGCATGCCATGCCATGACAGAACGATGCGTCGTCCTGCTTTCCATGGCCCTTTTCCCTGTCTCGTCTTTGCCTCGGCAGCCTCACCGCCTACTTGTGCTGTAGCGGAGAATGAACCTGGCTTTTTGACCAGACTAATCATGCGTGGCTCCAGTCGCTTCGCTTGGGTACGGTACGGGCCGGGTACCGAGTACTACTACTGCGTACATTGCAGTATGTATATGTAGTGTGTGTCCTTTTTATACATACATATGCTAAAAAACAAAGTATACCTTTGAGCTGATAGATTCCCTGCAGTCTAGTGTGCTGCTGTGTGGTCTGTGGAGGGGTCGGTCGGTCCTTTTAGATTGCATTGTGATCTGAGATGGGCTTTAGCAGTGCATGCTTTAGTGGCTCACTGTGTGACCGCCTTTTAattagccagccagccagccttATTACCAGACACATCCAGTAACTTTGCTTGCTTTAGTCTCATCTCATCGATCTCATCGTTCGTTCTGAAAGGAACCAACATATATATATGATTAATTCTCGGTCGAACAAAGCTCCTTTGTAACCCTTTACTCTTTACACGTACgttagatgcatgcatgcatccttTTACCGTTTAACCGTGtgtggtcccaaatgcagcacGGGCTCCTTTTCACCGGCCGTGCATGCATGTCAGTTTTATGTTGGATAATAAGCTACGTAATTAACTTAAGTTTTACTCACCATCTCTCGATCGATGCGTGCAGAGTACGCGTACACGCTGAAGGTGGACGAGAAGAgcgacgtgtacagcttcggcGTGGTGCTGCTGGAGCTCCTCACGGGGCTGCGGCCCGTGGGGGAGCACCTCGGCGAGGACGGGGTGGACCTGGTGCAGTgggcgcgcgcccgcgccggcaccggcggcggcgtgctggggctgctggaccCGCGCCTGGGCGGGGACGTCcccgtggcggaggccgcgcagCTTCTGTTCGTCGCCATGCTCTGCGTGCAGGAGCACAGCGTCGAGCGCCCCACCATGCGCGAAGTCGTCCAGATGCTCCAGCAGGCCAAACAccaaccgccgccggccgcagctccgccagacgccgccgcctgctgatCGACCAACCTTATCGTCGTCGTACAGGCATGCGTGAGCGTGCACGCAGACCTCGCCGGCCCAGAGCACATCCTGACCACGTCTGTGCGCTGCCACGGATGCATCCTACACTTCTGTGCTCCATTCGTCAGCTgttagcatgcatgcatgcagggtCGTGCCATGCCATGTCGCCCGGtcgccggcggaggccgccaTTGGAACATACTGTACGTACTGTACGTGCTATGCAAATACAGTGCGTATTGTCTCCGCTGGGCACTGCTACGTTCAAAAAATTGTCTGGGCACTGCCGCCACTGCCACTGGCCACTACCACAAaaactccaaactttccatcacatcgaaacattaaatataacaaatgactcatgcatggagtactaaatgtaggtaaataaaaaaactaattgcatagttttgatgtacgttgcgagacgaatcttttgagcctagttaggtcatggtaggacaatatttttcacaaacaaacgaaagtgctacagtgtccgatgtgactttttctcccaccTTTTCAAAGATCTAAACACGTCGCCTGCTGACATGCATGCCGCCGCAGGACAGCAGCAGGGTATACGTCGTGTCTCTGTCTAGCCGCAGGGATTCGGAGGCCGGAGGCGGTGGAGATTGTTCCTTTCTTTCACTTCTCCTTGGTCGTCGGCATCTGTAAAAAAGAAATGACACGGATAAGGATAATATACGTTCGTGTTCTCGAGTTCACATTTTTTAGAGGGGTTAATATCCGTTCATACCCGAACCAGAGTATATTTAGTATCCGACTCTGTATCCGAATCTGAATAATGGAACTTAGATTTTTACGATATCAATATTGATTTATATCTTATCCAATATCCGGCACATTTGACATAATCCATATCCGATTTGAATAAAAAACTATCTATATTTGTAGACGTAGGTATCCAATACATCCTAGATGTATATATGCACGCCGCGTCCGCAATGTCGCTATCAATGACAAACGGCTTGTCTCGGTCTATGTTTTCTTCTTCGCATTGCGCATACGGCATGTGTGGCCTCCGTTTTGTGGGAAACCCATTtaagttttttgttttttttttatttgcggCAAGCTGGAGGCGCCCCTTCATTTCACGACTCGCGACGTTTGTATTCCTCTTTTCTGCCTTTTTTCCCCCTTACTTACATTTTCCTTTCCACTTCCTTTTCCCTTTATTAGTTCTTTTGCGGGTATTTCCCTTTATTAGTTATTTTTCATTCTTTTTTgctaatctatactataaaagttgaaagaaTTGAATACAATTGTCACCAAAACTAACCTACCCACCCCCTCACAAAATCTCTCTTTAAGGCCCATATGTAAGGTTCGGATGGTTGGCAGCACCAGATGGACCGAAAAAATAGAGGGAAGCAAAATGATTCTGACCAAAATTAAAGTTTTTTGTCACCAAGCCAATCTACACCCACCCCTCTATACCCACCTGGTTTTTTGGCTCCCTCTCGCCTAatgattttgttttgttttggaaAGAATCGGCATGCGGCCATCATGTTTCCATGTTTGTTAGAAGCGGCGGGTATGTTTCCAACATTAGCGTAGGTTTCCATTCTtgtgtttttgttttgttttggaaAGATCGGTATGCAGCCATCATGTTTCTATGTTTGTCAGCAGCGGCCGGTATGTTTCCAACATTAGCGAAGGTTTCCATCTTTGGAATCAAACCTTCTACTTCCTCCTTGGAATCAAACCTTCTGCATCCTGGGCCTCGTCGCGGGGGACACCATGCTCGGTCGCGTCCTGGAGACGCTGG containing:
- the LOC120664393 gene encoding leucine-rich repeat receptor-like serine/threonine-protein kinase BAM3, with product MARALLPRHRLLLLLLLRTAIAIATTATVPQDGHGDDALAREAAILVSVRDAFAAPLPPPLRAWALDNSASLCTSWPGVACGPGGRRAVVSLDVSGYNLSGALSPAVGDLAGLRFLSAAGNSLAGALPPTLAALHELRHLNLSNNQFNGTLASVDFSAMRELQVLDLYDNDLAGPLPDPEGAGLAALPGLRHLDLGGNFFSGTIPPAFGRLPAIEFLSLAGNSLAGPIPPDLANLTTLRHLYLGYFNHFDGGIPAELGRLANLVHLDLASCGLQGPIPASLGGLARLDTLYLQTNQLNGTIPPSLGNLTGLRFLDVSNNALTGEIPPELAALRGLRLLNMFMNRFRGGIPDFIADLESLQVLKLWQNNFTGAIPAALGRAAPLREVDLSTNRLTGQVPRWLCAQGRLEILILLDNFLFGPVPEGLGACPTLTRVRLGQNYLAGPLPRGFLYLPALTTVELQGNYLTGRLEEDDASVPAKLSLLNLSSNRFNGSLPASIGNFSALQTLLVGGNQLAGEIPRQVGRLKRLLKLDLSGNNLTGAVPGEVGECASLTYLDLSSNQLSGAIPVRLAQIRILNYLNVSWNMLSGSIPRELGGMKSLTAADFSHNDLSGRVPENGQFAYFNATSFAGNPRLVMGAPRLWAGPGGGGGGGAQEQQQQGSSSSSLLVGRLKLLAALGLLGCSVAFAAAAVATTRSAMLRSAPAGRWRMTAFQKVPFGCEDVVRCVKENHVVGRGGAGVVYRGEMPGGEVVAVKRIVAAGGGGFQAEVETLGRIRHRHIVRLLAFCSSSSGDEAMRLLVYEYMVNGSLGELLHGDGGGEASGRPPLAWAARLRVATEAARGLCYLHHDCSPPILHRDVKSNNILLDARMEAHVADFGLAKFLRGNGASECMSAVAGSYGYIAPEYAYTLKVDEKSDVYSFGVVLLELLTGLRPVGEHLGEDGVDLVQWARARAGTGGGVLGLLDPRLGGDVPVAEAAQLLFVAMLCVQEHSVERPTMREVVQMLQQAKHQPPPAAAPPDAAAC